The following are from one region of the Corylus avellana chromosome ca1, CavTom2PMs-1.0 genome:
- the LOC132167090 gene encoding putative E3 ubiquitin-protein ligase RF298 gives MASMVAKPCSSSSCQLSPSVSVQEKGSRNKRKFRADPPVGDQSKIILSTQIECPSYEFSAEKFEITPGHGQPSACDLCSVNQDHTDGLKLGLGLSSAIDSSEVGPSRPREELEADEFRDADWSDLTEAQLEELVLSNLDAIFKSAIKKIVVCGYTEEVATKAILRSGLCYGCKDTVSNIVDNALAFLRSGQEIDPSREHYFEDLKQLEKYVLAELVCVLREVRPFFSTGDAMWCLLICDMNVSHACAMEGDPLSSFVCDGAASGSSYLSTQPQLKTETKSLELNLPNPSKSFICSHSTQSEASTVAGASNTTKPKSSLVLNGLVSEKEGTNTSDTIDKSINVAGTCQSPAVEEKLGGSRKVHSGSTKREYMLRQKSLHVEKHYRTYGSKGSSRGGKLSGFSSLILDKKLKSVSDSTAVNLKNAALKLSKPMGVDVPQDNGNHSLSTNSGPSSSSSSAASNLESVNTTSTLSKTSTSTTLHAVSPPPALPAVNTSPPLSAADTELSLSLPTKSNSALVPGSFNVEPPNCSYAGIPYDKSLGQWVPQDKKDDMILKLVPRVRELQNQLQEWTEWANQKVMQAARRLGKDKAELKTLRQEKEEVERLKKEKQTLEENTMKKLSEMENALGKASGQVERANSAVKKLQLENAGLRKEMEAAKLRAAESAASCQEVSKREKKTLMKFQSWEKQKSFFQEELMTEIRKVTQLLQELEQAKDLEEQFEARVNQEEKAKEELLMQANSIRKEREQIETSAKSKENMIKSKAEKNLQKYKDDIQKLEKEISQLRLKSDSSKIAALRRGIDGSYANRLMDIRNGPDHKESRTPYISKVVRDFQDYSGTGVKRERECVMCLSEEMSVVFLPCAHQVVCTTCNELHEKQGMKDCPSCRSTIQRRIPVRYARS, from the exons ATGGCATCAATGGTTGCTAAGCCTTGCAGTAGTAGTAGCTGTCAATTATCCCCTTCAGTTTCTGTTCAAGAAAAGGGTAGTAGGAATAAGAGGAAATTTCGGGCTGATCCGCCTGTAGGTGACCAAAGTAAGATTATCTTGTCGACTCAAATTGAATGCCCAAGTTATGAATTTTCAGCGGAGAAATTTGAAATCACCCCAGGTCATGGACAACCTAGTGCCTGTGACCTATGCAGTGTTAACCAGGATCACACTGATGGGTTGAAACTTGGTCTTGGATTGTCTAGTGCTATAGACTCATCTGAGGTTGGGCCTAGCCGGCCTAGAGAAGAATTAGAGGCAGACGAATTCCGAGATGCTGATTGGAGTGATCTTACAGAAGCTCAGCTTGAAGAGCTTGTGTTAAGCAATTTGGATGCCATTTTCAAAagtgcaattaaaaaaattgttgtttgtgGTTACACTGAAGAAGTTGCTACCAAGGCTATCTTAAGGTCTGGCCTTTGTTATGGGTGTAAAGACACAGTGTCAAACATAGTGGATAATGCTTTAGCATTTCTTAGAAGTGGCCAAGAGATTGATCCTTCAAGGGAGCACTATTTTGAGGATTTAAAGCAGCTGGAGAAGTATGTACTGGCAGAATTGGTTTGTGTTCTTCGAGAAGTTAGGCCTTTCTTCAGCACTGGGGATGCAATGTGGTGCTTGTTAATTTGTGATATGAATGTGTCACATGCTTGTGCAATGGAAGGAGACCCCTTGAGCAGTTTTGTGTGTGATGGGGCTGCAAGTGGGAGTTCCTACCTTTCCACCCAACCCCAGTTAAAGACAGAAACCAAAAGTTTGGAATTGAATCTTCCAAATCCTTCTAAATCATTTATTTGTTCTCATAGTACTCAGTCTGAGGCTTCCACTGTGGCAGGGGCTTCCAACACTACGAAACCAAAGAGTTCCCTTGTTCTCAACGGACTAGTATCAGAGAAAGAGGGCACAAATACATCAGATACCATTGATAAATCCATAAATGTTGCAGGAACCTGTCAATCTCCTGCAGTGGAAGAAAAGTTAGGGGGAAGTAGAAAGGTACATTCTGGTAGTACCAAAAGAGAATACATGCTCCGACAGAAGTCACTTCATGTGGAGAAACATTACCGGACATATGGATCTAAAGGATCTTCGAGAGGAGGGAAGCTGAGTGGTTTTAGTAGTTTAATCttggataaaaaattaaaatctgtGTCTGACTCTACCGCTGTCAATCTAAAAAATGCCGCCTTAAAATTAAGTAAGCCAATGGGAGTTGATGTGCCCCAAGACAATGGGAACCATAGTCTTTCAACGAACTCTGgaccctcttcttcttcttcttctgcagcTTCTAACCTGGAAAGTGTTAATACCACTTCTACATTGTCAAAGACCAGTACCTCAACCACATTACACGCAGTTAGTCCTCCACCTGCATTGCCTGCAGTTAATACATCACCTCCATTATCAGCTGCCGATACTGAGCTTTCTCTTTCACTTCCTACAAAGAGCAACTCTGCTTTGGTGCCCGGCAGCTTCAATGTTGAGCCACCTAATTGTAGTTATGCTGGGATACCATATGATAAATCTCTCGGGCAGTGGGTTCCCCAGGACAAGAAGGATGACATGATTTTGAAACTGGTTCCAAGGGTTCGGGAACTGCAAAATCAGCTCCAGGAGTGGACAGAATGGGCAAATCAGAAAGTTATGCAGGCTGCTCGTAGGCTGGGTAAGGACAAGGCTGAACTTAAGACACTGAGgcaagagaaagaagaagttgAACGGCTCAAGAAAGAGAAGCAGACTCTGGAGGAAAACACTATGAAGAAGCTATCTGAGATGGAGAATGCTTTGGGCAAGGCTAGTGGGCAGGTTGAGCGAGCCAATTCTGCTGTCAAAAAGCTTCAGTTGGAGAATGCTGGACTGAGGAAAGAGATGGAAGCTGCTAAATTACGTGCGGCTGAGTCAGCTGCAAGCTGTCAGGAGGTATcaaagagggagaagaagaCACTCATGAAATTTCAGTCATGGGAGAAGCAAAAATCCTTCTTCCAAGAAGAACTCATGACAGAAATACGCAAAGTAACACAACTGCTCCAGGAATTGGAGCAAGCCAAAGATCTCGAGGAGCAATTTGAG GCTAGAGTCAACCAGGAGGAGAAAGCAAAGGAAGAACTACTTATGCAAGCCAATTccataagaaaagaaagagaacaaaTTGAAACTTCAGCAAAATCGAAGGAAAATATGATTAAATCCAAAGCGGAAAAAAATCTGCAGAAATACAAAGATGACATTCAGAAGCTTGAAAAAGAAATTTCCCAATTGAGACTGAAAAGTGATTCTTCAAAAATTGCTGCACTCAGAAGGGGCATTGATGGAAGTTATGCCAACAGACTTATGGACATCAGAAATGGCCCAGATCACAAGGAGTCCCGGACTCCTTATATCTCAAAAGTAGTGAGAGATTTTCAGGACTACTCTGGGACAGGTGTGAAACGGGAACGGGAGTGTGTGATGTGCCTTTCAGAGGAGATGTCTGTTGTTTTTCTCCCATGTGCTCATCAGGTGGTGTGTACAACATGCAATGAGCTCCATGAGAAACAGGGGATGAAAGATTGCCCTTCTTGTAGGAGCACCATACAGCGGCGAATTCCTGTTCGTTATGCTCGTTCGTAA